A single window of Callithrix jacchus isolate 240 chromosome 6, calJac240_pri, whole genome shotgun sequence DNA harbors:
- the LOC100407797 gene encoding myc box-dependent-interacting protein 1 isoform X6 has protein sequence MWTVCQMVLQKLGKADETKDEQFEQCVQNFNKQLTEGTRLQKDLRTYLASVKAMHEASKKLNECLQEVYEPDWPGRDEANKIAENNDLLWMDYHQKLVDQALLTMDTYLGQFPDIKSRIAKRGRKLVDYDSARHHYESLQTAKKKDEAKIAKPVSLLEKAAPQWCQGKLQAHLVAQTNLLRNQAEEELIKAQKVFEEMNVDLQEELPSLWNSRVGFYVNTFQSIAGLEENFHKEMSKLNQNLNDVLVSLEKQHGSNTFTVKAQPSDNAPAKGNKSPSPPDGSPAATPEIRVNHEPEPAGGSMPGAALPKSPSQLRKGPPVPPPPKHTPSKEVKQEQILSLFEDTFVPEISVTTPSQFEAPGPFSEQASLLDLDFDPLPPVTSPVKAPTPSGQSIPWDLWEPTESPAGSLPSREPSAAEGTFAVAWPSQTAEPGPAQPAEASEVAGGTQPAAGAQEPGETAASEAASSSLPAVVVETFPATVNGTVEGGSGAGRLDLPPGFMFKVQAQHDYTATDTDELQLKAGDVVLVIPFQNPEEQDEGWLMGVKESDWNQHKELEKCRGVFPENFTERVP, from the exons ATGTGGACCGTGTGTCAgatg GTTCTCCAgaagctggggaaggcagatgaGACCAAGGATGAGCAGTTTGAGCAGTGCGTCCAGAACTTCAACAAGCAGCTG ACTGAAGGCACCCGGCTGCAAAAGGATCTCCGGACCTACCTGGCCTCTGTCAAAG CCATGCACGAGGCCTCCAAGAAGCTGAACGAGTGTCTGCAGGAGGTGTATGAGCCTGACTGGCCCGGCAGGGATGAGGCCAACAAGATCGCAGAG AACAATGACCTGCTGTGGATGGATTACCACCAGAAGCTGGTGGACCAGGCGCTGCTGACCATGGACACGTACCTGGGCCAGTTTCCCGACATCAAG TCACGCATCGCCAAGCGGGGGCGCAAGCTGGTGGACTACGACAGTGCCCGGCATCACTACGAGTCTCTGCAAACCGCCAAAAAGAAGGATGAAGCCAAAATCGCCAAG cctgtcTCGCTGCTTGAGAAAGCTGCCCCCCAGTGGTGCCAAGGCAAACTGCAGGCTCATCTCGTAGCTCAAACTAACCTGCTCCGAAATCAG GCCGAGGAGGAGCTCATCAAAGCCCAGAAGGTGTTTGAGGAGATGAATGTGGATCTGCAGGAGGAGCTGCCGTCCCTGTGGAACAG CCGCGTAGGTTTCTATGTCAACACGTTCCAGAGCATCGCGGGCCTGGAGGAGAACTTCCACAAGGAGATGAGCAAG CTCAACCAGAACCTCAACGACGTGCTGGTCAGCCTGGAGAAACAGCATGGGAGCAACACCTTCACGGTCAAGGCCCAGCCCAG TGACAACGCGCCTGCAAAAGGGAATAAGAGCCCTTCACCTCCAGATGGCTCCCCTGCCGCCACCCCTGAGATCAGAGTCAATCACGAGCCAGAGCCAGCCGGCGGGTCCATGCCTGGGGCAGCCCTCCCCAAGTCCCCATCTCAG CTCCGGAAAGGCCCACCAGTCCCTCCGCCTCCCAAACACACCCCGTCCAAGGAAGTCAAGCAGGAGCAGATCCTCAGCCTGTTTGAGGACACGTTTGTCCCTGAGATCAGCGTGACCACCCCCTCCCAG TTTGAGGCCCCAGGGCCTTTCTCGGAGCAGGCCAGTCTGCTGGACCTGGACTTTGACCCCCTCCCACCCGTGACGAGCCCTGTGAAGGCGCCCACGCCCTCTGGTCAG TCAATTCCATGGGACCTCTGGGAG CCCACAGAGAGTCCAGCCGGCAGCCTGCCTTCCAGGGAGCCCAGCGCTGCCGAGGGCACCTTTGCTGTGGCCTGGCCCAGCCAGACGGCCGAGCCGGGGCCCGCCCAA CCAGCAGAGGCCTCGGAGGTGGCGGGTGGGACCCAACCTgcggctggagcccaggagcccGGGGAGACGGCGGCAAGTGAAGCAGCCTCC AGCTCTCTTCCTGCTGTCGTGGTGGAGACCTTTccagcaactgtgaatggcactGTGGAGGGTGGCAGTGGGGCTGGGCGCCTGGACCTACCCCCAGGTTTCATGTTCAAG GTGCAGGCCCAGCACGACTACACCGCCACTGACACAGATGAGCTGCAGCTCAAGGCTGGCGACGTGGTGCTGGTCATCCCCTTCCAGAACCCCGAGGAGCAG GATGAAGGCTGGCTCATGGGCGTGAAGGAGAGTGACTGGAACCAGCACAAGGAGCTGGAGAAGTGCCGGGGCGTCTTCCCCGAGAACTTCACCGAGAGGGTCCCGTGA
- the LOC100407797 gene encoding myc box-dependent-interacting protein 1 isoform X39: MWTVCQMVLQKLGKADETKDEQFEQCVQNFNKQLTEGTRLQKDLRTYLASVKAMHEASKKLNECLQEVYEPDWPGRDEANKIAENNDLLWMDYHQKLVDQALLTMDTYLGQFPDIKSRIAKRGRKLVDYDSARHHYESLQTAKKKDEAKIAKAEEELIKAQKVFEEMNVDLQEELPSLWNSRVGFYVNTFQSIAGLEENFHKEMSKLNQNLNDVLVSLEKQHGSNTFTVKAQPSDNAPAKGNKSPSPPDGSPAATPEIRVNHEPEPAGGSMPGAALPKSPSQPTESPAGSLPSREPSAAEGTFAVAWPSQTAEPGPAQPAEASEVAGGTQPAAGAQEPGETAASEAASSSLPAVVVETFPATVNGTVEGGSGAGRLDLPPGFMFKVQAQHDYTATDTDELQLKAGDVVLVIPFQNPEEQDEGWLMGVKESDWNQHKELEKCRGVFPENFTERVP, from the exons ATGTGGACCGTGTGTCAgatg GTTCTCCAgaagctggggaaggcagatgaGACCAAGGATGAGCAGTTTGAGCAGTGCGTCCAGAACTTCAACAAGCAGCTG ACTGAAGGCACCCGGCTGCAAAAGGATCTCCGGACCTACCTGGCCTCTGTCAAAG CCATGCACGAGGCCTCCAAGAAGCTGAACGAGTGTCTGCAGGAGGTGTATGAGCCTGACTGGCCCGGCAGGGATGAGGCCAACAAGATCGCAGAG AACAATGACCTGCTGTGGATGGATTACCACCAGAAGCTGGTGGACCAGGCGCTGCTGACCATGGACACGTACCTGGGCCAGTTTCCCGACATCAAG TCACGCATCGCCAAGCGGGGGCGCAAGCTGGTGGACTACGACAGTGCCCGGCATCACTACGAGTCTCTGCAAACCGCCAAAAAGAAGGATGAAGCCAAAATCGCCAAG GCCGAGGAGGAGCTCATCAAAGCCCAGAAGGTGTTTGAGGAGATGAATGTGGATCTGCAGGAGGAGCTGCCGTCCCTGTGGAACAG CCGCGTAGGTTTCTATGTCAACACGTTCCAGAGCATCGCGGGCCTGGAGGAGAACTTCCACAAGGAGATGAGCAAG CTCAACCAGAACCTCAACGACGTGCTGGTCAGCCTGGAGAAACAGCATGGGAGCAACACCTTCACGGTCAAGGCCCAGCCCAG TGACAACGCGCCTGCAAAAGGGAATAAGAGCCCTTCACCTCCAGATGGCTCCCCTGCCGCCACCCCTGAGATCAGAGTCAATCACGAGCCAGAGCCAGCCGGCGGGTCCATGCCTGGGGCAGCCCTCCCCAAGTCCCCATCTCAG CCCACAGAGAGTCCAGCCGGCAGCCTGCCTTCCAGGGAGCCCAGCGCTGCCGAGGGCACCTTTGCTGTGGCCTGGCCCAGCCAGACGGCCGAGCCGGGGCCCGCCCAA CCAGCAGAGGCCTCGGAGGTGGCGGGTGGGACCCAACCTgcggctggagcccaggagcccGGGGAGACGGCGGCAAGTGAAGCAGCCTCC AGCTCTCTTCCTGCTGTCGTGGTGGAGACCTTTccagcaactgtgaatggcactGTGGAGGGTGGCAGTGGGGCTGGGCGCCTGGACCTACCCCCAGGTTTCATGTTCAAG GTGCAGGCCCAGCACGACTACACCGCCACTGACACAGATGAGCTGCAGCTCAAGGCTGGCGACGTGGTGCTGGTCATCCCCTTCCAGAACCCCGAGGAGCAG GATGAAGGCTGGCTCATGGGCGTGAAGGAGAGTGACTGGAACCAGCACAAGGAGCTGGAGAAGTGCCGGGGCGTCTTCCCCGAGAACTTCACCGAGAGGGTCCCGTGA
- the LOC100407797 gene encoding myc box-dependent-interacting protein 1 isoform X46 translates to MWTVCQMVLQKLGKADETKDEQFEQCVQNFNKQLTEGTRLQKDLRTYLASVKAMHEASKKLNECLQEVYEPDWPGRDEANKIAENNDLLWMDYHQKLVDQALLTMDTYLGQFPDIKSRIAKRGRKLVDYDSARHHYESLQTAKKKDEAKIAKAEEELIKAQKVFEEMNVDLQEELPSLWNSRVGFYVNTFQSIAGLEENFHKEMSKLNQNLNDVLVSLEKQHGSNTFTVKAQPSDNAPAKGNKSPSPPDGSPAATPEIRVNHEPEPAGGSMPGAALPKSPSQSSLPAVVVETFPATVNGTVEGGSGAGRLDLPPGFMFKVQAQHDYTATDTDELQLKAGDVVLVIPFQNPEEQDEGWLMGVKESDWNQHKELEKCRGVFPENFTERVP, encoded by the exons ATGTGGACCGTGTGTCAgatg GTTCTCCAgaagctggggaaggcagatgaGACCAAGGATGAGCAGTTTGAGCAGTGCGTCCAGAACTTCAACAAGCAGCTG ACTGAAGGCACCCGGCTGCAAAAGGATCTCCGGACCTACCTGGCCTCTGTCAAAG CCATGCACGAGGCCTCCAAGAAGCTGAACGAGTGTCTGCAGGAGGTGTATGAGCCTGACTGGCCCGGCAGGGATGAGGCCAACAAGATCGCAGAG AACAATGACCTGCTGTGGATGGATTACCACCAGAAGCTGGTGGACCAGGCGCTGCTGACCATGGACACGTACCTGGGCCAGTTTCCCGACATCAAG TCACGCATCGCCAAGCGGGGGCGCAAGCTGGTGGACTACGACAGTGCCCGGCATCACTACGAGTCTCTGCAAACCGCCAAAAAGAAGGATGAAGCCAAAATCGCCAAG GCCGAGGAGGAGCTCATCAAAGCCCAGAAGGTGTTTGAGGAGATGAATGTGGATCTGCAGGAGGAGCTGCCGTCCCTGTGGAACAG CCGCGTAGGTTTCTATGTCAACACGTTCCAGAGCATCGCGGGCCTGGAGGAGAACTTCCACAAGGAGATGAGCAAG CTCAACCAGAACCTCAACGACGTGCTGGTCAGCCTGGAGAAACAGCATGGGAGCAACACCTTCACGGTCAAGGCCCAGCCCAG TGACAACGCGCCTGCAAAAGGGAATAAGAGCCCTTCACCTCCAGATGGCTCCCCTGCCGCCACCCCTGAGATCAGAGTCAATCACGAGCCAGAGCCAGCCGGCGGGTCCATGCCTGGGGCAGCCCTCCCCAAGTCCCCATCTCAG AGCTCTCTTCCTGCTGTCGTGGTGGAGACCTTTccagcaactgtgaatggcactGTGGAGGGTGGCAGTGGGGCTGGGCGCCTGGACCTACCCCCAGGTTTCATGTTCAAG GTGCAGGCCCAGCACGACTACACCGCCACTGACACAGATGAGCTGCAGCTCAAGGCTGGCGACGTGGTGCTGGTCATCCCCTTCCAGAACCCCGAGGAGCAG GATGAAGGCTGGCTCATGGGCGTGAAGGAGAGTGACTGGAACCAGCACAAGGAGCTGGAGAAGTGCCGGGGCGTCTTCCCCGAGAACTTCACCGAGAGGGTCCCGTGA
- the LOC100407797 gene encoding myc box-dependent-interacting protein 1 isoform X43 — protein MWTVCQMVLQKLGKADETKDEQFEQCVQNFNKQLTEGTRLQKDLRTYLASVKAMHEASKKLNECLQEVYEPDWPGRDEANKIAENNDLLWMDYHQKLVDQALLTMDTYLGQFPDIKSRIAKRGRKLVDYDSARHHYESLQTAKKKDEAKIAKAEEELIKAQKVFEEMNVDLQEELPSLWNSRVGFYVNTFQSIAGLEENFHKEMSKLNQNLNDVLVSLEKQHGSNTFTVKAQPRKKSKLFSRLRRKKNSDNAPAKGNKSPSPPDGSPAATPEIRVNHEPEPAGGSMPGAALPKSPSQPAEASEVAGGTQPAAGAQEPGETAASEAASSSLPAVVVETFPATVNGTVEGGSGAGRLDLPPGFMFKVQAQHDYTATDTDELQLKAGDVVLVIPFQNPEEQDEGWLMGVKESDWNQHKELEKCRGVFPENFTERVP, from the exons ATGTGGACCGTGTGTCAgatg GTTCTCCAgaagctggggaaggcagatgaGACCAAGGATGAGCAGTTTGAGCAGTGCGTCCAGAACTTCAACAAGCAGCTG ACTGAAGGCACCCGGCTGCAAAAGGATCTCCGGACCTACCTGGCCTCTGTCAAAG CCATGCACGAGGCCTCCAAGAAGCTGAACGAGTGTCTGCAGGAGGTGTATGAGCCTGACTGGCCCGGCAGGGATGAGGCCAACAAGATCGCAGAG AACAATGACCTGCTGTGGATGGATTACCACCAGAAGCTGGTGGACCAGGCGCTGCTGACCATGGACACGTACCTGGGCCAGTTTCCCGACATCAAG TCACGCATCGCCAAGCGGGGGCGCAAGCTGGTGGACTACGACAGTGCCCGGCATCACTACGAGTCTCTGCAAACCGCCAAAAAGAAGGATGAAGCCAAAATCGCCAAG GCCGAGGAGGAGCTCATCAAAGCCCAGAAGGTGTTTGAGGAGATGAATGTGGATCTGCAGGAGGAGCTGCCGTCCCTGTGGAACAG CCGCGTAGGTTTCTATGTCAACACGTTCCAGAGCATCGCGGGCCTGGAGGAGAACTTCCACAAGGAGATGAGCAAG CTCAACCAGAACCTCAACGACGTGCTGGTCAGCCTGGAGAAACAGCATGGGAGCAACACCTTCACGGTCAAGGCCCAGCCCAG aaagaaaagtaaactgTTTTCGCGGCTGCGCAGAAAGAAGAACAG TGACAACGCGCCTGCAAAAGGGAATAAGAGCCCTTCACCTCCAGATGGCTCCCCTGCCGCCACCCCTGAGATCAGAGTCAATCACGAGCCAGAGCCAGCCGGCGGGTCCATGCCTGGGGCAGCCCTCCCCAAGTCCCCATCTCAG CCAGCAGAGGCCTCGGAGGTGGCGGGTGGGACCCAACCTgcggctggagcccaggagcccGGGGAGACGGCGGCAAGTGAAGCAGCCTCC AGCTCTCTTCCTGCTGTCGTGGTGGAGACCTTTccagcaactgtgaatggcactGTGGAGGGTGGCAGTGGGGCTGGGCGCCTGGACCTACCCCCAGGTTTCATGTTCAAG GTGCAGGCCCAGCACGACTACACCGCCACTGACACAGATGAGCTGCAGCTCAAGGCTGGCGACGTGGTGCTGGTCATCCCCTTCCAGAACCCCGAGGAGCAG GATGAAGGCTGGCTCATGGGCGTGAAGGAGAGTGACTGGAACCAGCACAAGGAGCTGGAGAAGTGCCGGGGCGTCTTCCCCGAGAACTTCACCGAGAGGGTCCCGTGA
- the LOC100407797 gene encoding myc box-dependent-interacting protein 1 isoform X17, giving the protein MWTVCQMVLQKLGKADETKDEQFEQCVQNFNKQLTEGTRLQKDLRTYLASVKAMHEASKKLNECLQEVYEPDWPGRDEANKIAENNDLLWMDYHQKLVDQALLTMDTYLGQFPDIKSRIAKRGRKLVDYDSARHHYESLQTAKKKDEAKIAKPVSLLEKAAPQWCQGKLQAHLVAQTNLLRNQAEEELIKAQKVFEEMNVDLQEELPSLWNSRVGFYVNTFQSIAGLEENFHKEMSKLNQNLNDVLVSLEKQHGSNTFTVKAQPSDNAPAKGNKSPSPPDGSPAATPEIRVNHEPEPAGGSMPGAALPKSPSQFEAPGPFSEQASLLDLDFDPLPPVTSPVKAPTPSGQSIPWDLWEPTESPAGSLPSREPSAAEGTFAVAWPSQTAEPGPAQPAEASEVAGGTQPAAGAQEPGETAASEAASSSLPAVVVETFPATVNGTVEGGSGAGRLDLPPGFMFKVQAQHDYTATDTDELQLKAGDVVLVIPFQNPEEQDEGWLMGVKESDWNQHKELEKCRGVFPENFTERVP; this is encoded by the exons ATGTGGACCGTGTGTCAgatg GTTCTCCAgaagctggggaaggcagatgaGACCAAGGATGAGCAGTTTGAGCAGTGCGTCCAGAACTTCAACAAGCAGCTG ACTGAAGGCACCCGGCTGCAAAAGGATCTCCGGACCTACCTGGCCTCTGTCAAAG CCATGCACGAGGCCTCCAAGAAGCTGAACGAGTGTCTGCAGGAGGTGTATGAGCCTGACTGGCCCGGCAGGGATGAGGCCAACAAGATCGCAGAG AACAATGACCTGCTGTGGATGGATTACCACCAGAAGCTGGTGGACCAGGCGCTGCTGACCATGGACACGTACCTGGGCCAGTTTCCCGACATCAAG TCACGCATCGCCAAGCGGGGGCGCAAGCTGGTGGACTACGACAGTGCCCGGCATCACTACGAGTCTCTGCAAACCGCCAAAAAGAAGGATGAAGCCAAAATCGCCAAG cctgtcTCGCTGCTTGAGAAAGCTGCCCCCCAGTGGTGCCAAGGCAAACTGCAGGCTCATCTCGTAGCTCAAACTAACCTGCTCCGAAATCAG GCCGAGGAGGAGCTCATCAAAGCCCAGAAGGTGTTTGAGGAGATGAATGTGGATCTGCAGGAGGAGCTGCCGTCCCTGTGGAACAG CCGCGTAGGTTTCTATGTCAACACGTTCCAGAGCATCGCGGGCCTGGAGGAGAACTTCCACAAGGAGATGAGCAAG CTCAACCAGAACCTCAACGACGTGCTGGTCAGCCTGGAGAAACAGCATGGGAGCAACACCTTCACGGTCAAGGCCCAGCCCAG TGACAACGCGCCTGCAAAAGGGAATAAGAGCCCTTCACCTCCAGATGGCTCCCCTGCCGCCACCCCTGAGATCAGAGTCAATCACGAGCCAGAGCCAGCCGGCGGGTCCATGCCTGGGGCAGCCCTCCCCAAGTCCCCATCTCAG TTTGAGGCCCCAGGGCCTTTCTCGGAGCAGGCCAGTCTGCTGGACCTGGACTTTGACCCCCTCCCACCCGTGACGAGCCCTGTGAAGGCGCCCACGCCCTCTGGTCAG TCAATTCCATGGGACCTCTGGGAG CCCACAGAGAGTCCAGCCGGCAGCCTGCCTTCCAGGGAGCCCAGCGCTGCCGAGGGCACCTTTGCTGTGGCCTGGCCCAGCCAGACGGCCGAGCCGGGGCCCGCCCAA CCAGCAGAGGCCTCGGAGGTGGCGGGTGGGACCCAACCTgcggctggagcccaggagcccGGGGAGACGGCGGCAAGTGAAGCAGCCTCC AGCTCTCTTCCTGCTGTCGTGGTGGAGACCTTTccagcaactgtgaatggcactGTGGAGGGTGGCAGTGGGGCTGGGCGCCTGGACCTACCCCCAGGTTTCATGTTCAAG GTGCAGGCCCAGCACGACTACACCGCCACTGACACAGATGAGCTGCAGCTCAAGGCTGGCGACGTGGTGCTGGTCATCCCCTTCCAGAACCCCGAGGAGCAG GATGAAGGCTGGCTCATGGGCGTGAAGGAGAGTGACTGGAACCAGCACAAGGAGCTGGAGAAGTGCCGGGGCGTCTTCCCCGAGAACTTCACCGAGAGGGTCCCGTGA
- the LOC100407797 gene encoding myc box-dependent-interacting protein 1 isoform X14, which translates to MWTVCQMVLQKLGKADETKDEQFEQCVQNFNKQLTEGTRLQKDLRTYLASVKAMHEASKKLNECLQEVYEPDWPGRDEANKIAENNDLLWMDYHQKLVDQALLTMDTYLGQFPDIKSRIAKRGRKLVDYDSARHHYESLQTAKKKDEAKIAKAEEELIKAQKVFEEMNVDLQEELPSLWNSRVGFYVNTFQSIAGLEENFHKEMSKLNQNLNDVLVSLEKQHGSNTFTVKAQPSDNAPAKGNKSPSPPDGSPAATPEIRVNHEPEPAGGSMPGAALPKSPSQLRKGPPVPPPPKHTPSKEVKQEQILSLFEDTFVPEISVTTPSQFEAPGPFSEQASLLDLDFDPLPPVTSPVKAPTPSGQSIPWDLWEPTESPAGSLPSREPSAAEGTFAVAWPSQTAEPGPAQPAEASEVAGGTQPAAGAQEPGETAASEAASSSLPAVVVETFPATVNGTVEGGSGAGRLDLPPGFMFKVQAQHDYTATDTDELQLKAGDVVLVIPFQNPEEQDEGWLMGVKESDWNQHKELEKCRGVFPENFTERVP; encoded by the exons ATGTGGACCGTGTGTCAgatg GTTCTCCAgaagctggggaaggcagatgaGACCAAGGATGAGCAGTTTGAGCAGTGCGTCCAGAACTTCAACAAGCAGCTG ACTGAAGGCACCCGGCTGCAAAAGGATCTCCGGACCTACCTGGCCTCTGTCAAAG CCATGCACGAGGCCTCCAAGAAGCTGAACGAGTGTCTGCAGGAGGTGTATGAGCCTGACTGGCCCGGCAGGGATGAGGCCAACAAGATCGCAGAG AACAATGACCTGCTGTGGATGGATTACCACCAGAAGCTGGTGGACCAGGCGCTGCTGACCATGGACACGTACCTGGGCCAGTTTCCCGACATCAAG TCACGCATCGCCAAGCGGGGGCGCAAGCTGGTGGACTACGACAGTGCCCGGCATCACTACGAGTCTCTGCAAACCGCCAAAAAGAAGGATGAAGCCAAAATCGCCAAG GCCGAGGAGGAGCTCATCAAAGCCCAGAAGGTGTTTGAGGAGATGAATGTGGATCTGCAGGAGGAGCTGCCGTCCCTGTGGAACAG CCGCGTAGGTTTCTATGTCAACACGTTCCAGAGCATCGCGGGCCTGGAGGAGAACTTCCACAAGGAGATGAGCAAG CTCAACCAGAACCTCAACGACGTGCTGGTCAGCCTGGAGAAACAGCATGGGAGCAACACCTTCACGGTCAAGGCCCAGCCCAG TGACAACGCGCCTGCAAAAGGGAATAAGAGCCCTTCACCTCCAGATGGCTCCCCTGCCGCCACCCCTGAGATCAGAGTCAATCACGAGCCAGAGCCAGCCGGCGGGTCCATGCCTGGGGCAGCCCTCCCCAAGTCCCCATCTCAG CTCCGGAAAGGCCCACCAGTCCCTCCGCCTCCCAAACACACCCCGTCCAAGGAAGTCAAGCAGGAGCAGATCCTCAGCCTGTTTGAGGACACGTTTGTCCCTGAGATCAGCGTGACCACCCCCTCCCAG TTTGAGGCCCCAGGGCCTTTCTCGGAGCAGGCCAGTCTGCTGGACCTGGACTTTGACCCCCTCCCACCCGTGACGAGCCCTGTGAAGGCGCCCACGCCCTCTGGTCAG TCAATTCCATGGGACCTCTGGGAG CCCACAGAGAGTCCAGCCGGCAGCCTGCCTTCCAGGGAGCCCAGCGCTGCCGAGGGCACCTTTGCTGTGGCCTGGCCCAGCCAGACGGCCGAGCCGGGGCCCGCCCAA CCAGCAGAGGCCTCGGAGGTGGCGGGTGGGACCCAACCTgcggctggagcccaggagcccGGGGAGACGGCGGCAAGTGAAGCAGCCTCC AGCTCTCTTCCTGCTGTCGTGGTGGAGACCTTTccagcaactgtgaatggcactGTGGAGGGTGGCAGTGGGGCTGGGCGCCTGGACCTACCCCCAGGTTTCATGTTCAAG GTGCAGGCCCAGCACGACTACACCGCCACTGACACAGATGAGCTGCAGCTCAAGGCTGGCGACGTGGTGCTGGTCATCCCCTTCCAGAACCCCGAGGAGCAG GATGAAGGCTGGCTCATGGGCGTGAAGGAGAGTGACTGGAACCAGCACAAGGAGCTGGAGAAGTGCCGGGGCGTCTTCCCCGAGAACTTCACCGAGAGGGTCCCGTGA
- the LOC100407797 gene encoding myc box-dependent-interacting protein 1 isoform X3, translating to MWTVCQMVLQKLGKADETKDEQFEQCVQNFNKQLTEGTRLQKDLRTYLASVKAMHEASKKLNECLQEVYEPDWPGRDEANKIAENNDLLWMDYHQKLVDQALLTMDTYLGQFPDIKSRIAKRGRKLVDYDSARHHYESLQTAKKKDEAKIAKPVSLLEKAAPQWCQGKLQAHLVAQTNLLRNQAEEELIKAQKVFEEMNVDLQEELPSLWNSRVGFYVNTFQSIAGLEENFHKEMSKLNQNLNDVLVSLEKQHGSNTFTVKAQPRKKSKLFSRLRRKKNSDNAPAKGNKSPSPPDGSPAATPEIRVNHEPEPAGGSMPGAALPKSPSQLRKGPPVPPPPKHTPSKEVKQEQILSLFEDTFVPEISVTTPSQFEAPGPFSEQASLLDLDFDPLPPVTSPVKAPTPSGQSIPWDLWEPTESPAGSLPSREPSAAEGTFAVAWPSQTAEPGPAQPAEASEVAGGTQPAAGAQEPGETAASEAASSSLPAVVVETFPATVNGTVEGGSGAGRLDLPPGFMFKVQAQHDYTATDTDELQLKAGDVVLVIPFQNPEEQDEGWLMGVKESDWNQHKELEKCRGVFPENFTERVP from the exons ATGTGGACCGTGTGTCAgatg GTTCTCCAgaagctggggaaggcagatgaGACCAAGGATGAGCAGTTTGAGCAGTGCGTCCAGAACTTCAACAAGCAGCTG ACTGAAGGCACCCGGCTGCAAAAGGATCTCCGGACCTACCTGGCCTCTGTCAAAG CCATGCACGAGGCCTCCAAGAAGCTGAACGAGTGTCTGCAGGAGGTGTATGAGCCTGACTGGCCCGGCAGGGATGAGGCCAACAAGATCGCAGAG AACAATGACCTGCTGTGGATGGATTACCACCAGAAGCTGGTGGACCAGGCGCTGCTGACCATGGACACGTACCTGGGCCAGTTTCCCGACATCAAG TCACGCATCGCCAAGCGGGGGCGCAAGCTGGTGGACTACGACAGTGCCCGGCATCACTACGAGTCTCTGCAAACCGCCAAAAAGAAGGATGAAGCCAAAATCGCCAAG cctgtcTCGCTGCTTGAGAAAGCTGCCCCCCAGTGGTGCCAAGGCAAACTGCAGGCTCATCTCGTAGCTCAAACTAACCTGCTCCGAAATCAG GCCGAGGAGGAGCTCATCAAAGCCCAGAAGGTGTTTGAGGAGATGAATGTGGATCTGCAGGAGGAGCTGCCGTCCCTGTGGAACAG CCGCGTAGGTTTCTATGTCAACACGTTCCAGAGCATCGCGGGCCTGGAGGAGAACTTCCACAAGGAGATGAGCAAG CTCAACCAGAACCTCAACGACGTGCTGGTCAGCCTGGAGAAACAGCATGGGAGCAACACCTTCACGGTCAAGGCCCAGCCCAG aaagaaaagtaaactgTTTTCGCGGCTGCGCAGAAAGAAGAACAG TGACAACGCGCCTGCAAAAGGGAATAAGAGCCCTTCACCTCCAGATGGCTCCCCTGCCGCCACCCCTGAGATCAGAGTCAATCACGAGCCAGAGCCAGCCGGCGGGTCCATGCCTGGGGCAGCCCTCCCCAAGTCCCCATCTCAG CTCCGGAAAGGCCCACCAGTCCCTCCGCCTCCCAAACACACCCCGTCCAAGGAAGTCAAGCAGGAGCAGATCCTCAGCCTGTTTGAGGACACGTTTGTCCCTGAGATCAGCGTGACCACCCCCTCCCAG TTTGAGGCCCCAGGGCCTTTCTCGGAGCAGGCCAGTCTGCTGGACCTGGACTTTGACCCCCTCCCACCCGTGACGAGCCCTGTGAAGGCGCCCACGCCCTCTGGTCAG TCAATTCCATGGGACCTCTGGGAG CCCACAGAGAGTCCAGCCGGCAGCCTGCCTTCCAGGGAGCCCAGCGCTGCCGAGGGCACCTTTGCTGTGGCCTGGCCCAGCCAGACGGCCGAGCCGGGGCCCGCCCAA CCAGCAGAGGCCTCGGAGGTGGCGGGTGGGACCCAACCTgcggctggagcccaggagcccGGGGAGACGGCGGCAAGTGAAGCAGCCTCC AGCTCTCTTCCTGCTGTCGTGGTGGAGACCTTTccagcaactgtgaatggcactGTGGAGGGTGGCAGTGGGGCTGGGCGCCTGGACCTACCCCCAGGTTTCATGTTCAAG GTGCAGGCCCAGCACGACTACACCGCCACTGACACAGATGAGCTGCAGCTCAAGGCTGGCGACGTGGTGCTGGTCATCCCCTTCCAGAACCCCGAGGAGCAG GATGAAGGCTGGCTCATGGGCGTGAAGGAGAGTGACTGGAACCAGCACAAGGAGCTGGAGAAGTGCCGGGGCGTCTTCCCCGAGAACTTCACCGAGAGGGTCCCGTGA